ACCCGTGGGGTCTGGGCCCAGGGACGATCTCCATCAGCACCGGTTCTTCCGGTACCGGCCTTCCGTGCGGGCGTTCTTCTAACAGCGTCACGTTCTACGCACCTGCCGTGGTGATCGAGTTCGGAACCTGTTGTGCGTACCACGCTTCATAGTCCGCAGGCGTCATCACCTTGACCAGGAATCGCATGTACGCGTGGTACTGACCGCAGATGTTGTTGCACTGCCCCTCGAATGTTCCGGTGCGGTTCACGTTGAAGTCCACTGTGTTGTTGATCCCTGGGATGAGGTCACGGTTGAAGAGGAACTCCTTCACATAGAACGTGTGCACCACATCATCGCTCACCAGGTGCACCTGGACCGTCTCGTTCTCGGGCATGTACAGGACCGGAAGGTTGCCCTCCGAGTTGATGTCCAGAGCGTTGGAGACGGAGCCGACCTCCTGGTGCCCGTTCGGGTAGATGAACCTCCACCCCCACTGGAAGCCCTCGACGGTGATCTTCACGGCCGGTTGCTTGTTGACGGCATCGACTTTGTTTTCGGCGTTGTAGGCGAACCCGAAGATGACCGCGACGATGATCAACGGGACGATCGTGTACGCCGCCTCGATGGGGATGTGGTACTGGAACTGCGACGGCCGTCGCTCGTCGTCGGGCTTGGCGCGGTAGCGGAGTACGCACCAGATGATCCCGCCCCCCACGATCAGGGCGATCGGAAGGGCGAACCAGAAGCTGACGTGCCAAAGCTGGCGCATCCAGTGGTTCTGGTCGGTCACGCCGTGAGGGGAGCCGAAGTCGCTTCCGACTAGACGGGTCGCTAGATCCATATCCGGTGCAACAATAAGCAGGTCAGGCAGACGGCACCAACCCGAGAGAACATGGTTATCAAGGGCGCACGGCCGCCGTGGGGTTGGGGTCCCCACGTTGCGCAGAGGACGGGGCCGGATGGGTGTTATGGGGCCCCGTCCGGGCCAATGTCGCAGCCCGGACCCCGATTGCCAGT
The sequence above is a segment of the Acidimicrobiales bacterium genome. Coding sequences within it:
- the coxB gene encoding cytochrome c oxidase subunit II codes for the protein MDLATRLVGSDFGSPHGVTDQNHWMRQLWHVSFWFALPIALIVGGGIIWCVLRYRAKPDDERRPSQFQYHIPIEAAYTIVPLIIVAVIFGFAYNAENKVDAVNKQPAVKITVEGFQWGWRFIYPNGHQEVGSVSNALDINSEGNLPVLYMPENETVQVHLVSDDVVHTFYVKEFLFNRDLIPGINNTVDFNVNRTGTFEGQCNNICGQYHAYMRFLVKVMTPADYEAWYAQQVPNSITTAGA